ggcaTAGTGTTCTACTTGACATAAACAGACAAGtgcaaggaaataacataaaattaagcaagCTACAAgtaagaaagtaaaaggagataataaattgaaagaaaataaataaaaataaaaaaaaataaagaaaaaggaaagaggaaaatatcacaattttttcttttcgctAGGAGTCTACTGATGGTGTATCTTCACTGGTTGGATCTGCTAGAAGTTGGGGGGCAGGGAAATTTGCTGAGGAAGGTGGCGGTGGTGGATCAGGGTCCATGAAGCATGTTGCCAaatcgaactccatatcatcaatgagcCGCTGATTTTGTGCTCCAGCCTTTGCCATCTTTTGAATCTGCACTACTATGAAGTCTGTCTGGGTGGCCTGTCTTTCTAAACCACTCAGGAACTGTTGAAGTATACCGCTCAAACCGCCTAACTGCGTTTCGCTTCTTGAAACCGCACAAACTCGATATCATTGTAGATCGCAGACTGATCTAGACGGCCATAGCACTGATCTGAATGCTCGATGGCCCTACCGAATgagaggatgaggctccagatgagggcataaacactctagctgggttaggaatcctaacatccgaGATCCCGGTCGACGGATttgggctcctctagccgCTGCCTCTCTAGCTTCCCTGACTATTATGCTCACGAGCCTATATTCAataccatgtggatgtctagtggccgtgatcatctgcatgttgatcatctgtctgatccctagtggtgtcatgtcaccaatatttgaaagttCCGAGAGACAGTCGTCCAATACATCCAGTCTCTTAGCTAACCTAGTCACAAACGGACCGaaacaacaatgcatcttcttctgggcgtctactataaatgaacggTCTTAGCgagccaataaatatcccaagtctagcttcttctgatgttgcatagcctagAGAATAAAGACATCAGTTTGTGTGATTGCCCCAAAACTGTCCCCTCGGCCTGTAATGGTGTAAGCTAGTAGGGTATGAATGCAGTGGAGATGGTCCGGTAGGCTAGAGGCCTTAGACCTGCTTAGGTAGTATGTTTCCAGCCTCATTACCAATGAGTCCCACATGGCGTCATATGAAATTGGGTGGATGTAGAGACATCCCTGATACTCCTTCCCCGAGATTTCTtgttcagtccataatcccaaatgcatgccaaattgtgggaccgacatcgagaactcccttccccaAGCCTCGAAATAAATTGCATCAAGCCGATGCCGCCAGGATCCGCTGTCGCAGGAAGAAGGTGCCGAGGAACTCGATCATaagctcacggtaggttggctcaatgatgtcaaagaatctcGCATACGGCAGTAGTCTCGAATGGTGTGCATATcttgagccaatcccactctctctAGGAATGTGAAGTCTATGCAACGGCtcgccatcacttgcttccatctcatgacttggaatctactttcattgtctgcattagggaatgtccacaatGGATGACGGCTAGGTGTGGATGGATTCACAGCAGGTGCTTTCCGAGGTCGGACTATTTGCTGTTgtggtggaggtggaagtGCTGGTGCTGGTTCTGGCGCTGTGGAGGAAGACGTTCCTTCACCAAGCGATCGCTTGCTGGTAGCGACGCGTTTCAGTTGCTTTGTACGAGATTTATTGCAATCTGTCATATCACCTAATGCAacgaattattagttttttgtaagaattcaagttaatgaaagaaataatctacTGAATCAACAGCATAATGATTATACTTCGACTAACCAAAAActtgtataaactaataaaccgATACATACCAATCTAATTTATCATGAACCAACAATTGCAATTTAAGTCTAAACATTATTCATGCTTTGCATGCTGTAGGCACATTTTATTTCCACcaaaaccccacacttatcaatttcataaccaactacaccacaaacacaacaactaatgTAAATTAACCTAACCAAGGTCATATGGTTACAATATAAAGCCACCAAGATATCCTAGCATGTCCTAACAagagtatatgtataaaatagaagtcaaatcataataaaaaaaatataaggcAACAAATGAAGGGACTTACCTGAGTTCGCTGAGGAAAGTGAGAAGGGTGAGATAAGGGTATAAGAACAACACCTTTGagctaagaaaaataaaagggaaGCAAAATTTTCGGAGGCTTCCCCTTCTTATAGGCACGTGTTTAGCACGGGTGAGGgtaaggccgtgctgaccagcacggctaGGACTCAGCCCGTGCTGAGCCTTTAGCCTTCTTGTGATGCACCTTGGCACGGGCAGTATAACGGCCGCAATAATGAGCACGGCATGGGGTTTTATCCCGTGATGCCTTCGGAAGCCgtgaaaaattattctttatccttcaaCATGGGCttgactctggccgtgctcctCAGCACGGCCTGGTATTCTAGCCCGTGATGGCCACGGAAACCGTGGTGAAACGGAGTGTTTCTGGGCTTTCCTTTGCCATCTCGAGTCGCCTTGCCCCCTACCTATAATTAACACATATATGCATGTAATTAGATCATAAAACAAGTAGATATGGTCAAACGGAAGAGTCCGTCCTCTCCGATTATATAAGTtcgaaaaattaaaaaccctaattactattaagcaactataataaagtcaaatgaaaatgatgaaacaatcacaactaattaaaaacataaaagtatAATCCAAGTCGAATGTACAGAAGTACTTATTTACAGAGTCTTAAGCTTGACTCATTCAGATCACCCTTCCTGTGCATACAAAGCCAGGTCAACTCGTTGCTCACTATCCAACGAGTTACAATGGTATCGCTTTAGCCGATGGCCGTTCACTTTGAAGTTTCCCTTTTctggatgatgcaactctaccactccatatggaaagacttgtCCGATCTGAAATGGTCCAGACCAACGAGTCTGCAGCTTTTCGGGAAACAGACGAAGGTGAGAGTTGTAAAGCAACACTCGATCCCCAACCTGAAACTCCTTAGGCTCACgaatcctttgatcatgccatttcttagTCCTTGCTTTGTAAGTTGAGGAGTTTTCGTACGCCTGCTGGCGCCACTCATCTAGCTCACTCACCGCCATTGCCGCCTCACCgcagaatcaatatcaaagttataagttctaagggcccaaagtgccctatgctctaactcaacagGCACCATAAACACGGCgatagggcgtaaaacctatagacgtcctaaaagcagtcctaaacgcccataatgcatcatctaacttaagaGTCCAGTCCTTCCTACTGGTACTAAcggttctctctaaaatacatttaatacccctattagttacctcaacctgcccactagtctgggggtgatagggagtagagaatCGATGAGTAACTCCGTACCGCTTAAGtactttctctaattgggCATTGCAAAAAtgtgttcctctatcactaataagcaccctaggtatgccaaacctagcaaataaTCGCTTAAGGAACCTGCAGACAACCCTCGCATCGCTACATACCGAGCTCGtgccacttagagaaatattcaacaaagAACTGTGAATGTACTTATTACCATACGAagagggaaagggtcccatgaagtcgatgccccaaacatcaaaaatctcaacgacttgcacaccagtttggggcatctcatcacgagaagagatattaccGCTACCGGCAAGGGTCACAAACCTGAACAAATTTCCGCATCTTGAAGAGCATAGGCCAACAGAATCTCGCCTCTAGCACCTTCCTCACCGTATGGTTTGCTACTTGATGACCTCCAGTGGGTCCTTCATGGCAAGTCttcaatatttggagagtcTCCTCGCCATATACACAACGGCCGAATCACCCTGATCCGCatactttaaacaaaagggatcttcccaaatatagtatttcaaatcgttgaagaatttcttctttaccgataagtcataccctttggtagaaccctagcaaccaaatagttagcataatcTGAAAACCAGGGAGTATCATTGTATACCGAGTGACATATAAATGTTCTTCCGGAAATCGATCGTCTATGGCCGCCCCATCAAGTGCATCCAAGTGAGGATTTTCCAATCTCGATAAATGGTCCACGCTGATTCTCCgcgcccttcttatccttgatctcgacATCAAATTTCTATAACAAAAGAATCCACCGAATCAATCTTGGTTTCGCATCATTTTTCAGGAATAAGTACCTCAACGCCGAGTGGTCCGTGAAGACAATGGTTTTGGAGAGAACGAGGtatgatctaaacttgtcGAAGGCGTAAACAACAGCCCAATAACTCCTTCTCctgtggtggtgtagtgttcCTGGCCCCGCCAAAGTCTTGCTAGCgtagtaaatgggttggaacttcttttcaatcctTTGTCCAAGCACAGCCCAactgcataatcactagcatcgcacatcgGTTTAATCGAGAAACCATGATTAATGaagtttcttaagtaactcaaaagtCGCCAAGCATGCATCATCGGGAGAAACCGTGattggacaactcctcctcatcctcagcTATTGCTACTTACAAAGGGGcagaacataaaatttcttgcaaataggactcaaccacatcatcaatcacatcaatagAATATACAGTATTATCATAGTCCAGTGACTTTCTCATGGAAGTGGCTAGGTCAAAGGTAATGTTCTTATCATCaactctaagcttaagctttccatcGCTTACATCGATACCGATGTAGCTAGGAAAGGCCTACCCAGGATAAGAGGCACAAGGTttcaccctccatatccattacCATAAAATCcacaggaaagataaatttatctacctttacaagtacatcttcaacaatacctCTAGGAATTTTAAGTTTATCTACTAACTGaacactcatcctagtaggcttaggttcatgcaaccctaatttggcaaataaactagtgggcattaagttaatgctagctcctaaatcagccaatgcaccaataattgataaatcaccaatcatacaagggatagtaaacTCCTGGATCTCGCCGCTGAGTGGCGCTTTATTCGAGAATAGTGAACACCCTCATTAAGCACCACCGACcaagatcctccaacttcctcttgttgctcaaaatctcctttaaaaCTTGGCGTGACTTCAGCATCTGTGAAattgcctcaacaaaaggtaagttaattttcagctgcttaaataagtcaagaaacttactgtATTGCTTGTCCACCTTATCATGCCTCAACCTTGCAGGATATGGAACCGGGGCCGATGCTCCTTGGCTCTTTGCTGTATTCTTTCATTCTCTACCACCTCAAGGTCCGGTCCTTCCTTACCGGCTCGACCGCACGATTGTATTATCCTTATAAGCTAAAGGCGAAGAACCGGTCAATTTCTTACCCGAAcgcaaggtgatagccttgcaatgctccctcgggtttgacTCTATAGTGCTAGGGAGCGATCATGGAGGTCTCTCTgaaagcatcttagaaatttgaCCAATTTGAGTCTCCAAGTTCGAATCGAGGCCTcgattcctaagtgcactatcaccGAATCTCGCTTCAGACgccacaaacttcatcatatgctcctctaaatttgacttcttttcttgtggggaggagcttgtgcagccCAACCGGTTGTTGCCGTACGTTGATGAAGTCTTTGAAAACTGGCTGACCtgggcattattgttcctccaactgaaaTTGGGATGATTACGCcatccagggttgtatgtattgttgTAGGGTTATTCAcgccttggggcattccccatataatcaacctgctcAACATCGGAAGATATAGCGtaattagatggaaaactagtagaagatgaagcaacatacctcccgcagaCAACAGACCgtaatgcgggccaccacaaaacttcGCAGCCAACGCTCACTGCATGAACCCAAGCATCCggagttggtcgatcttcttggctagaagctccacttgagtcGCCAAGGCTGCTatagagtccacttggttgaccactcccgcCTTCcggtcggctcctagaggattgccactaatagttgttcatggccatttcctctatcaagttccGAGCCCGCCGCCTTATCGCTTAGCTTCCCACCCACCGCAACATCCACCATCTGCTtcgttgcaaggttcaacccACTGAAGGTCCGAACTGCATCCATACCGGTAATCCGTGATGGGCaaacatctcaaaagatctttaaatctctcccatgcatcgtacatgctttcatcatcaaactgcacaaaagaagatatgtcatttctaagtttagcggTTTTAGCGGgagaaaatacttatataaaaatttttctGGCCAACGCCTTCCGGTGTAGTGATCGTCTCATTGTgggaagagattgcaaccacctctttgctctgtcccttaaggaaaatggaaacaatctcaccgaatggcatcatcggttgttccatttattttgaatgtgtcacaaatctccaaaagttggagatatgtgcattgggatcctcacgggcaatcctccaaactgcacgcttTGTTGTATCATCCGGATAACATTagcctttatctcaaaattgttggccgctaTAGCAGTCCGACTATACTCTGCCGTCCCATCTAAAGAGGGTCGAGCAAAATCGTACATAGTCCTTTGATTATCATCGGCACGAGGGTCGAGGTTCTCCATCGCTACGGCCTTAAACCCGAACTGAACTCGTCCTCCTCCTCAACCGCCTGCAAACGCCGCctcaataatctgagagagCGCTCCGGGTCAGATAAGGGTGCTATTggatcagggttagagctcctggtcatatactacctgaaaccgacaaccaaacaaccaccaatcaatcaaaaaaaaatataacaattaatgataaaaaaaataaagaataaatgaataaacaaataatgaataaattaacacaaaaacaattcactctagttcaccattactgttccccggcaacgactctttatgcaacctacacctaaggcagtgaacctaccgatgcagcctagcactagtgagtatcaaggtcgtatccctggagatcgggtgaacctagagttactactgtttgctatgttatctagtctgaaatagggtgtgaaagttctaacgtaccagctaatggttatgagtgcaaataagtaaatgaagaacaatggATAATCAAAAGataattgcaaagagagaaacaaacctaaaagggagcctaagtgatggaattctgaagatggattttatggattgccgatcttgcttacccgtgcctaaatcctgaattgaatcccggttcctctctcgagcttaccggattcctaaacctgcactaacctaatggaatctcttcctatcggattactacagattagcattaagtatgatttaaaactattaagagttattagttcttaatcccgtgagtaaatcaaccttatctctaagtgttaactaccgcctactattcaatgtccagttgtaacaagcatttctcaatgtcaagaaacaacctaataaacaattaatccaatgtctcaaattaactgaatcaaacttttattactgaatagcaagaagattgcaagaatgacaattataaaaactaacaattaagcataatccatcaacaaaggtgaaccctaatggattcaaaagatctagctactcatgttcatggttaaagcaattagggaacaaaataatgaaaaacaaattaaaggcatgtacacccttctctttcaagctgaatgagaaaccctaaatttgcaaattcaaaatctcaaaccctagttgcctcttgaatgctcccaaagtttgtcttgatcttcaattcgatgttggaacaagtgaaatccctccttcaattgatgaaattgatctctcaaggtctacaattgaggtataggaaacaattgattaagtgtgtgtcttggaattgagtccaaaattcATCTCCCttcaaaaagaattcaaaatcgcctatatagttgattcagcatggccggagtccaggctgtgaTGATTCAGCATGGCTGGAGTCCAGGCCGAACTGCTGGAGTCTCACAGGCCGACCTTCCGTGCCGTGCCCAAGCTCAGGCCgatccaccacaggccgtgctagaggccgtggtggctacggaagtcgtgctgaaatggcacaattggggatagcctcttggtaattcagcacggccggagtccatgTCGTGCTCAACCCTCTGGGTGCTACTCCTCGCCCAAtctgatggattttggtctgtaatcacacgtatgtccctcgattactgatgatgtccttcgaaaatgacctgaaatgagaaaggaaacaaaagacaggtgattctagcataaaacgggataatcatgcataaaaaatgtaaacaagcgggcatgaaaacatgtgtattatGATGCTTatgaattcttaattcggcaagtgaattaaccttatctctaagtgttaactaccagttcttactatttaatttccagttgtaaaaagcatttctcaatgtcaagaaacaacccaaaagacaattaatttaacgtctcaaattaattgaatcaaatctTATTACTAAcagtaagaagattacaaaaatggcagataaaaatctaatatttaaacacaaaccatcaacaaagatgaaccccaatgggttcggcagtcctagctactcataatgaaagaaacaaatacaaaaggaagtaaaaaacagaaaataaaatggaacATATAACCGCTCTTCTATCGAATCGGAGTGGGAATGTCGCAAGTGCCAAttctgaaaccagcctcaagtatggatctcggatgtctTGGTCAATCATctagaaacttcaatctttgcttgaatcctccaaatcaatcctttgaactgaCATTGGTCTCCTAAAATATCAAGAACAAAGGTGCATAAGTGAGGGGTCGCCCCCGTAGAGAAGTCCAGAAATTAGAAGCGGAACCCTATCTCATTTTACGTGCGCCTACTTATAGGCATAAGTGCCCTAGCCCGTGCCATGACCCGTGCTAATATGCACAACCCATGCAATGGCCCATGCTAATATGCACGGCCCGTGCAACGGGCAAGGGAGGCCGTGCAAATGTGCATGGCCGTGCAATTGCCCGTGCGAAGGCCTCAAATTGCACGCTTATCAAGGAATCGACTCTGACAAACATCTAATATGCGTAAATCATCCAtatagcttggtttctgcccggaaatcaatcaatttcctATCAATGAGTTTGAAATCCTGaaaaactcataaacataccaaagtatgatcaaacaggaataaatatgacttaAATACACGAATAAATGACTGATAAACAATCAACAaatatgcatagaatcatcttCATCAGATATGCAATTAACcttttataattcaaatggctcaatgtcactctttgatattattaaaagtataaataaaccCAATAGTTGACGAACTTGATTTTCCATCAAGTATGTGTGAGTCACTTTTCATTCAAATGCGCCAATTTAACAGCCTCAATATTTTAGCACATGAAGAAAGAGAAGCCTAAACCAAATTTCTCTATTTCTCAAATAGATGAACACAAacctttaaaattaaactctaAAGAATTTCATCTTTCATAGAATGTCATCATTAATAATGGTGCTTGAGCCGAAACTCGTATCATCACCATTAAGATCCAACCTTCAATTACAAATCTTTTTTGGACATTACAAATACCGATGAATATTACCTCTTTAGTCGCCTAAAATCATTACAATGCCAACTCAAAGTCATAAACATCCAAGTAGAGTATGTGAAAGACGAGTAAAAAAAGCGAGAGCTGTTGCATACCCAAGAAGAGGTGAAGCAGATCTTGAcggtgatgatgatgaattgGTTCGTATTTAGATGTAATAGTGAGAAATGTGTATGTTTTTTGGTCATTCAAAAATGTTTCTTTGGCAGTGGCGGTGACAGTTATATTCTAATGGCTATATGAGTGACTATTGCGGCAGCAATTGAGGATAAAGAATATAGAGCGTTTAATGCAGATTATTAGTGAGAAAGACAAGGTTtgggtattttttttattaaaggtatctattttaatattttgataattatattaaagctGTTTATTAAAATgtctataagaaaaaatgtaGATTAGTataaataaagttttcttgGTTATGATTATGTATAGAAAATTATGCAGCTATTAAATCAAATGAGGAACTCTTAACTCGTCATAAAATTCTTGCTTTACGACTACTTAATTGATGGAAAAAGTTGATTCAATAGGAATTTGTTAGCATTCATTTTCTAGATTTAGATTTCGAGAGAATTACAGAAAATccaatga
The sequence above is drawn from the Ricinus communis isolate WT05 ecotype wild-type chromosome 7, ASM1957865v1, whole genome shotgun sequence genome and encodes:
- the LOC125370634 gene encoding uncharacterized protein LOC125370634, which translates into the protein MAVSELDEWRQQAYENSSTYKARTKKWHDQRIREPKEFQVGDRVLLYNSHLRLFPEKLQTRWSGPFQIGQVFPYGVVELHHPEKGNFKVNGHRLKRYHCNSLDSEQRVDLALYAQEG